A window of the Cicer arietinum cultivar CDC Frontier isolate Library 1 chromosome 6, Cicar.CDCFrontier_v2.0, whole genome shotgun sequence genome harbors these coding sequences:
- the WRKY40 gene encoding probable WRKY transcription factor 40: protein MDCSSYINTSLDLNINPYRVHEEVPKKEVGSKLFSLGMTKFSLKEESTDELEEELKRVTAENKKLVEMLSVVCENYNSLRSHLMEYMRRNPEKELSTSSKKRKSESSNNNNNSNLMGINNNGNSESSSTDEESCKKPKEEENIKAKISRAYVRTEASDTGLIVKDGYQWRKYGQKVTRDNPCPRAYFKCSFAPSCPVKKKVQRSVDDQSVLVATYEGEHNHPQSSPMEATSGSGRSVSLGSVPCSASLNSTAPKVVTLDLTNSKSSKDSKNNEPRKDSPKLPKNLVEQMATSLTTDPNFRAALVAAISGRLMHNN, encoded by the exons ATGGATTGTTCATCATATATCAATACTTCATTGGATCTCAACATTAATCCTTATAGAGTTCATGAAGAAGTTCCT AAGAAGGAGGTTGGAAGCAAACTTTTCTCCTTGGGGATGACCAAGTTTTCTTTGAAAGAAGAG TCCACTGATGAATTAGAGGAGGAGCTGAAAAGGGTGACtgcagaaaacaaaaaattggtgGAAATGCTCTCAGTGGTTTGTGAGAACTACAACAGTTTGAGAAGCCATTTGATGGAATATATGAGGAGAAATCCTGAGAAGGAACTTAGCACATCATCAAAAAAAAGGAAATCTGAAAGCagcaataataacaataatagtaaTTTGATGGGAATCAACAACAATGGAAACTCTGAGAGTAGCTCTACTGATGAAGAATCATGTAAGAAACCAAAGGAGGAAGAAAACATCAAAGCCAAAATTTCAAGAGCTTATGTTAGGACTGAAGCATCTGATACAGGCCTT ATTGTGAAGGATGGATATCAATGGAGGAAATATGGACAAAAAGTGACTAGAGATAACCCTTGTCCAAGAGCTTATTTCAAATGCTCTTTTGCTCCAAGCTGCCCTGTCAAAAAGAAG gTGCAAAGAAGTGTGGATGATCAATCTGTGCTTGTTGCTACTTATGAAGGGGAGCACAATCATCCTCAATCATCTCCAATGGAGGCAACATCCGGTTCCGGCCGTAGCGTGAGCCTTGGTTCGGTACCTTGTTCAGCTTCTCTCAACTCAACAGCACCAAAAGTTGTTACTCTTGACTTAACAAATTCTAAGAGCAGTAAAGATTCTAAGAATAATGAACCAAGAAAAGATTCACCTAAGTTACCAAAGAATTTGGTGGAACAAATGGCTACTTCTTTGACAACTGATCCTAATTTTAGAGCAGCACTTGTTGCAGCCATATCAGGAAGATTGATGCACAATAATTAA
- the LOC101511698 gene encoding phosphatidyl-N-methylethanolamine N-methyltransferase codes for MGFFLAIGVLSPFPLYYYLWNYPQSWVDICGKGRDPSKMMAYVAHFLKLIQFISLFSVSSFYWPPPFWFWPLFAFGQFLNFRVYQLLGEAGTYYGVRFGKTIPWVTEFPFGVISDPQYVGSIMSLVACLAWVPFQYILLWILGYVFMMRVESKEDPSTRAKPLN; via the exons ATGGGATTTTTTTTGGCAATTGGAGTGTTATCACCATTTCCATTGTACTATTACCTTTGGAATTATCCTCAATCATGGGTAGATATTTGTGGGAAAGGAAGAGATCCTTCAAAAATGATGGCTTATGTTGCTCATTTTTTGAAGCTAATTCAGTTCATTTCACTTTTCTCTGTCTCTTCTTTTTATTGGCCTCCTCCTTTTTGGTTTTGGCCCCTTTTTGCATTTGGACAGTTTCTTAACTTCAg GGTTTATCAGCTGCTTGGCGAGGCTGGCACGTACTACGGCGTACGCTTTGGAAAAACTATTCCTTGGGTAACCGAGTTCCCGTTCGGGGTCATCAGTGATCCTCAGTATGTTGGCAGTATCATGAGTCTTGTTGCATGCCTTGCATGGGTTCCTTTTCAGTACATTCTCCTGTGGATTTTAGGATACGTGTTTATGATGCGTGTCGAATCAAAGGAAGATCCGTCGACTCGCGCCAAGCCactcaattga
- the LOC101512572 gene encoding uncharacterized protein, translating into MSGPPRVRSMNVTVGDHESRPVLVPAGNKVRLFKVVKKPAPETKKASEVVMNPQCVVVTPEISKRRDHCHQAVVKNVSMNASCSSDASSTDSSTYSSGASSSGKVALARHLRKKPIGSKIGKLGTDAVVAPVEVDSSDGLEGKKRCTWVTPNTEPCYIAFHDKEWGVPIHGDKKLFELLSFSGALAELSWPTILGKRQLFREVFLDFDPCAVSRMNEKKIVAPGSPANSLLSELRLRSIIENARQMCKVIEEFGSFDNYIWNFVNNKPIVSQFRYPRQVPAKSPKAEFISKDLVRRGFRSVGPTVIYTFMQVAGLTNDHLISCFRFKECIFSNAEGEGKESGSVNSKVKEKRNEDPTNVDLLLAVNKLSFSS; encoded by the exons ATGTCGGGTCCACCGAGAGTTCGATCCATGAATGTTACCGTCGGTGATCATGAGTCACGGCCGGTGCTTGTTCCCGCCGGAAACAAGGTGCGTCTCTTCAAGGTGGTTAAGAAACCGGCGCCGGAAACTAAGAAGGCTTCGGAGGTGGTTATGAATCCGCAATGTGTGGTGGTTACGCCGGAGATTTCGAAGCGACGGGATCATTGCCATCAGGCAGTGGTGAAGAATGTGTCGATGAATGCTTCGTGTTCTTCGGATGCTTCATCAACGGATTCTTCGACTTATAGTAGTGGCGCTTCGTCGAGCGGGAAGGTGGCGCTGGCGCGGCACTTGAGGAAGAAACCGATTGGTTCAAAGATTGGGAAGTTGGGTACTGATGCTGTGGTTGCTCCTGTTGAGGTAGATTCGAGTGATGGCTTGGAGGGCAAGAAAAGGTGTACTTGGGTTACACCAAATACAG AACCATGTTATATTGCTTTTCATGACAAAGAGTGGGGAGTTCCTATTCACGGCGACAA GAAACTGTTTGAGTTACTCAGCTTCTCTGGAGCCTTGGCGGAACTGTCGTGGCCCACCATTCTTGGCAAAAGACAGTTATTTCG GGAAGTATTTTTGGATTTTGATCCATGTGCGGTTTCAAGAATGAACGAGAAAAAGATAGTTGCACCTGGAAGTCCTGCCAACTCATTGCTGTCGGAGCTCAGGCTGCGGTCCATAATTGAAAATGCACGCCAGATGTGTAAG GTAATAGAAGAGTTTGGGTCTTTTGACAACTACATTTGGAACTTTGTGAACAATAAGCCTATAGTCAGCCAATTCAGGTACCCACGTCAGGTACCTGCCAAATCTCCAAAAGCAGAATTCATTAGTAAAGACCTCGTAAGGAGAGGATTCAGAAGCGTGGGACCGACAGTCATCTACACTTTCATGCAAGTGGCCGGGCTAACGAATGATCACCTTATCAGTTGCTTCAGATTCAAGGAGTGTATCTTCTCCAATGCAGAAGGAGAAGGCAAAGAGAGCGGCTCCGTCAACTCTAAGGTCAAAGAGAAGAGAAATGAGGATCCAACCAATGTGGATTTGTTGCTAGCCGTGAACAAGTTGAGCTTCTCCTCTTAA
- the LOC101512016 gene encoding photosynthetic NDH subunit of subcomplex B 1, chloroplastic, with amino-acid sequence MAATSTHYSLLINQKPFSHFLTNPPSFPSNYPLYSSNKRRVQILAGTIVGQVLLTGPNSRLQVPHSLENRRVKTGRNSNRRPSVCVNAKKKNPWLDPFDDGEDPNLEYGSLFSDGKQEEDPRPPDNPNNPYGFLKFPAGYSVEIASIGLKVRGDVRRCCCVVSGGVYENLLFFPTIQLLKDRYPGVLIDVVGSERGKQCYELNKNVRWANVFDPDDEFPEPAEYTDFVGVLKSRYYDMVLSTKLAGIGHAAYLFMTTARDRVSYVYPNVNAAGAGLLLSETFTPDSLNLSEGGYHMYHQMEDWLGKPFRSVPRQVVPPLKVSISRKLKEVVEEKYTKAGVKKGRYVVIHGIQSDSKASMQSRGDPDSLLPLEVWAEIADSLREFTPLFVIPHEKERENVEEIVGEDSSIIFITTPGQMAALINDSAGVIATNTAAIQLANARDKPSVALFSSQEKGNKFVPQSEEKKCIVISSKTGKLIDIDVEAVKNAIQTFNLSLAFA; translated from the exons ATGGCTGCAACATCAACACATTATTCACTTCTTATAAATCAAAAACCTTTCTCACATTTCCTTACAAACCCACCTTCCTTTCCTTCAAATTATCCATTATATAGTTCCAATAAAAGACGAGTTCAAATTCTGGCTGGAACAATTGTTGGTCAAGTTTTACTTACCGGGCCGAATTCTAGATTACAGGTGCCACATTCCCTTGAGAACCGGAGGGTTAAGACCGGAAGAAATTCTAATAGAAGACCAAGTGTTTGTGTCAATgccaaaaagaaaaatccatggCTTGACCCTTTTGATGATGGAGAAGACCCCAACCTTGAATATGGTTCATTGTTTTCAGATGGTAAACAAGAAGAAGATCCAAGGCCACCAGATAATCCAAACAACCCTTATGGATTCTTGAAGTTTCCAGCTGGTTATTCAGTTGAGATAGCTTCAATTGGATTGAAAGTTAGAGGTGATGTTAGGAGGTGTTGTTGCGTGGTGTCTGGTGGTGTTTATGAGAACCTATTGTTTTTTCCAACTATACAGTTGCTTAAGGATAGGTACCCTGGTGTTTTGATTGATGTGGTTGGTTCTGAGAGAGGGAAACAGTGTTATGAGTTGAATAAGAATGTTAGATGGGCTAATGTTTTTGATCCTGATGATGAGTTTCCTGAGCCTGCTGAGTATACTGATTTTGTTGGAGTTTTAAAG AGTAGATACTATGACATGGTGTTAAGCACAAAATTGGCAGGCATCGGGCATGCAGCATATTTATTCATGACAACTGCAAGAGATAGAGTTAGTTATGTCTACCCAAATGTGAATGCTGCAGGAGCAGGATTGCTTTTATCTGAAACATTCACACCTGATTCTCTAAATCTTTCAGAAGGAGGATACCATAT GTACCATCAGATGGAAGACTGGTTAGGAAAACCATTTCGAAGCGTTCCACGGCAGGTTGTGCCGCCACTTAAAGTATCGATTTCGAGGAAGTTGAAGGAAGTTGTGGAGGAAAAATACACAAAAGCAGGTGTAAAGAAAGGAAGATATGTTGTGATTCATGGGATACAATCAGATTCAAAGGCATCAATGCAGTCTAGGGGTGATCCTGATAGTTTACTACCACTTGAAGTGTGGGCTGAAATTGCTGATTCTTTAAG GGAATTTACGCCACTTTTTGTCATTCCACATGAGAAAGAAAGGGAAAATGTTGAGGAAATTGTTGGAGAAGATTCCTCCATAATCTTCATAACCACCCCTGGACAG ATGGCTGCTCTTATTAATGATTCTGCCGGAGTCATAGCGACCAATACAGCTGCAATTCAGCTTGCAAATGCGCGTGACAAACCTAG TGTTGCACTATTCAGCTCCCAAGAGAAGGGAAACAAGTTTGTTCCGCAGTCTGAAGAGAAGAAATGCATTGTGATATCATCGAAAACGGGAAAGTTGATTGATATCGATGTTGAGGCTGTAAAAAACGCAATTCAAACTTTCAATCTTTCTCTAGCTTTTGCATAG